From Zhongshania aliphaticivorans, one genomic window encodes:
- the gspG gene encoding type II secretion system major pseudopilin GspG, with amino-acid sequence MFEIKKSSRVARRQSGFTLLEIMVVIVIMGLLVAVVAPNVLQNQDRAMVEKARADISVLEQALDMYKLDNHVYPTTNQGLQALITRPETGNQPKNYRSNGYIKRLPEDPWGTPYVYIQPGEHGPFDLYSTGSDGEEGGEGLARDIVNWQE; translated from the coding sequence ATGTTTGAGATAAAAAAGTCGTCTAGGGTAGCACGCCGCCAGTCGGGTTTTACCCTTCTCGAAATCATGGTTGTTATCGTTATTATGGGTTTGCTAGTGGCTGTGGTTGCCCCCAATGTCTTACAAAATCAAGATCGCGCCATGGTCGAAAAAGCCCGTGCCGATATCTCGGTACTTGAGCAAGCACTGGATATGTACAAGCTTGATAACCATGTTTACCCCACTACCAACCAGGGTTTGCAGGCGCTGATTACTCGGCCAGAGACGGGCAATCAGCCCAAAAATTATCGCAGTAACGGGTATATTAAGCGCCTACCTGAAGACCCATGGGGAACACCGTATGTGTATATCCAGCCGGGTGAACATGGACCTTTCGATTTGTACTCTACCGGTTCTGATGGGGAAGAAGGTGGAGAAGGGCTTGCACGTGATATCGTCAACTGGCAGGAATGA
- the gspI gene encoding type II secretion system minor pseudopilin GspI, producing MRPNLQDRQRGFTLLEIMVALMIFATAAVTLTKSLTESARSISAIEERQFADLVAHNVLIDILRDGYGTNNSGKESMAGFDFNWQRSVEQTPHPDIRRVDITVTLQKATDVLATRSAFLNK from the coding sequence ATGAGGCCTAATTTACAGGATCGTCAGCGTGGGTTTACCTTATTGGAAATTATGGTAGCGCTGATGATTTTTGCCACTGCTGCGGTGACGCTAACCAAAAGTCTCACCGAGAGCGCGCGCAGTATTAGCGCGATTGAAGAGCGACAGTTTGCCGATTTAGTGGCCCACAATGTTTTAATTGATATTCTTCGCGATGGCTATGGAACGAATAATAGTGGCAAAGAATCCATGGCAGGTTTTGACTTTAATTGGCAGCGCAGTGTTGAGCAAACGCCACACCCAGATATTCGTCGCGTGGACATAACGGTGACGCTGCAAAAGGCTACTGATGTGTTGGCCACGCGTTCGGCATTCCTCAATAAATGA
- the gspJ gene encoding type II secretion system minor pseudopilin GspJ, with the protein MKTYNGMRGFTLVELLIAVGIMALIGTAGSLLLNSSLNNQAVIEQRQQNLERLALALTIFRHDVEQLTPRIPRDSQGDVMPANIIAAQVGEDSELEFVHAGRRVLPGRGLGSKLERVRYVKEDEALIRYSAGVADPASNTHWQRQVLLTDVSQFVVELYDGERWSTFWPPSTQINASQPKALRMLTAVGVWDDIRLNVLLPEAIQ; encoded by the coding sequence ATGAAAACGTATAATGGCATGCGGGGGTTTACCCTAGTTGAGTTACTGATTGCGGTCGGCATTATGGCGCTAATCGGCACCGCAGGTTCACTCTTGCTGAATAGCTCGCTTAATAATCAGGCGGTTATTGAACAGCGTCAGCAGAATCTAGAGCGCCTCGCGCTGGCATTGACAATATTTCGCCACGACGTAGAGCAGCTTACTCCGCGTATTCCGAGAGATTCACAGGGCGACGTAATGCCTGCAAATATTATTGCGGCGCAGGTCGGTGAAGACAGCGAATTGGAGTTTGTACATGCTGGCCGCCGGGTTTTGCCGGGGCGAGGTTTGGGCAGCAAGTTAGAGCGGGTTCGCTATGTAAAAGAAGACGAAGCGCTAATTCGTTACAGCGCGGGGGTTGCCGATCCTGCGAGTAATACCCATTGGCAGCGTCAAGTTTTATTGACCGATGTGAGTCAGTTTGTTGTTGAATTATATGATGGCGAACGCTGGTCAACGTTTTGGCCACCAAGTACTCAAATAAATGCCAGCCAACCCAAGGCGCTGCGGATGTTGACGGCCGTTGGGGTGTGGGACGATATTCGACTGAATGTCTTGTTGCCGGAGGCGATTCAGTGA
- the gspH gene encoding type II secretion system minor pseudopilin GspH, whose product MISSTGRNESGFSLLELMVVVFIIGLLSGVAALTLPSKDGGALLQEQRFKLIGSLRSARAEAVFSGHSLGLQWRNQRGNFYVLTADGWQKIAQGVLAKSIALDDNVQTELLVDGEVLHEKARLDSEDTEQEVNPQLLFLSDGQVSPFEWRLSTAGTESLSFDEQLTVDRP is encoded by the coding sequence GTGATATCGTCAACTGGCAGGAATGAGTCCGGCTTTTCACTGCTAGAATTAATGGTCGTTGTTTTTATTATCGGCCTGCTCAGTGGTGTCGCAGCATTAACGCTGCCGTCTAAAGACGGCGGCGCCTTACTGCAAGAGCAGCGCTTTAAACTGATTGGCAGTTTGCGCAGTGCGCGTGCCGAAGCCGTTTTTAGTGGTCATAGTTTGGGCTTGCAATGGCGGAATCAGCGCGGCAATTTTTACGTATTAACTGCCGATGGCTGGCAGAAAATAGCGCAAGGTGTTTTAGCAAAAAGCATTGCACTGGACGACAATGTTCAGACCGAGCTTCTCGTTGATGGCGAGGTTTTGCATGAAAAAGCACGATTGGATAGTGAGGATACGGAACAGGAGGTGAACCCCCAGTTGTTGTTTTTGTCAGACGGCCAAGTCTCGCCTTTTGAGTGGCGTTTATCAACGGCTGGCACAGAGTCACTTAGTTTTGACGAACAGCTCACGGTTGATCGACCATGA